In Syngnathus acus chromosome 21, fSynAcu1.2, whole genome shotgun sequence, one genomic interval encodes:
- the LOC119139822 gene encoding LOW QUALITY PROTEIN: NXPE family member 3-like (The sequence of the model RefSeq protein was modified relative to this genomic sequence to represent the inferred CDS: deleted 2 bases in 1 codon), producing MEVTVQMCLRYSKPILIVLTLFGLIFIQHNISNVESWKNYLVPALYKVQNRIQPSNLSETHQAFHHKRTPYCPHLAQPLSPEEELEERNLLDLIAWPKPPSGPEAPDLSQTSDPVHSHFTIVPAKNWSVGDQLEVQVQLRDFKGRPKRYGGDLLLARLHSPEYRAGVAGQVLDHRNGLYSARFPLLWEGSAQVDVVMVHSSEAVAVLQRLREKRPDRLYFSSIFSQGNHSEKMVCNMCLPPDQGPLCNFTDLHTGDPWYCYKPKMLSCDTRNNYVLEGSLENIINSKEALLFQSGVNIKVPIHASTSNAIIVLPSRKGDSTQKLDHAKVATSGYYYQDIWRSLGGVTKRQFDGASITQCLTNKLTVIPGIKEFKQEGGVKVGPFMAVDLTHNILLKFRFHGPPIVSRTAVMARKLRYIANELDGLTGGPDTVVALSLGAHFAPFPVEVYQHRLRQIRKAVVRLLDRAPGTVVAVRTPNPRAQDRDLSLKFSDWFSLQLDTVLRATFEGLDVLLVDAWQMCVAHHQPHDVHPPRAIVKNMVDMMLSHVCRDRTKKTE from the exons ATGGAAGTCACTGTGCAAATGTGCCTCCGCTATAGTAAACCTATCCTCATCGTTCTCACCCTGTTCGGTCTCATCTTCATCCAGCACAATATCAGCAATGTGGAG AGTTGGAAGAATTACTTGGTGCCAGCACTGTACAAGGTCCAAAACCGCATCCAGCCGTCCAACCTTTCTGAAACCCACCAAGCGTTTCATCACAAGCGCACCCCTTACTGTCCACATCTGGCCCAGCCACTGTCACCTGAAGAAGAGCTGGAGGAACGCAACTTGTTGGACCTCATCGCCTGGCCCAAGCCGCCCTCTGGCCCCGAAGCACCCGACTTGTCCCAGACAAGTGACCCGGTCCATAGTCACTTCACAATTGTCCCTGCCAAAAACTGGTCCGTGGGCGACCAGCTGGAAGTGCAGGTCCAACTGCGGGACTTCAAGGGCCGACCCAAGCGCTACGGCGGCGATTTGCTGTTGGCCAGGTTGCACTCCCCAGAATACAGGGCGGGTGTGGCCGGGCAGGTGCTGGACCACAGGAACGGACTTTATTCCGCTCGATTCCCGCTGTTGTGGGAGGGCTCGGCTCAGGTTGACGTCGTGATGGTCCACTCGAGCGAGGCTGTGGCCGTGTTGCAGAGGCTGAGAGAGAAACGACCCGATCGGCTTTACTTCTCCAGCATATTTAGCCAAGGTAATCATTCTGAGAAGATGGTGTGCAACATGTGTCTGCCGCCAGACCAGGGGCCACTCTGCAACTTTACGGACCTTCACACCGGCGACCCTTGGTATTGCTACAAGCCCAAAATGCTCAGCTGCGACACCAGAAACAATTACGTCCTCGAAGGCTCCCTCGAAAACATCATCAACAGCAAGGAAGCGTTGCTCTTTCAAAG TGGCGTGAACATTAAAGTTCCAATCCATGCTTCCACATCGAATGCCATCATCGTGCTTCCTTCCAGGAAAG GAGACAGCACTCAAAAACTGGACCACGCAAAGGTGGCAACGTCTGGATACTACTACCAGGACATTTGGAGGTCATTGGGTGGCGTAACCAAGCGCCAGTTTGATGGTGCGTCCATCACTCAGTGTTTGACCAACAAGTTG ACTGTGATTCCAG GGATAAAAGAATTCAAACAGGAGGGTGGAGTAAAAGTGGGGCCCTTCATGGCCGTGGACCTCACCCACAATATTCTGCTCAAGTTTCGTTTCCACGGCCCACCCATCGTCAGCCGCACCGCCGTGATGGCACGCAAGTTGCGCTACATTGCCAACGAGCTGGACGGCCTGACCGGCGGTCCCGACACGGTGGTGGCGCTCAGCCTCGGGGCTCACTTTGCCCCCTTCCCCGTGGAGGTGTACCAACACCGCCTCCGGCAGATCCGCAAGGCGGTGGTGCGACTCCTGGACCGGGCGCCTGGGACGGTGGTGGCGGTCCGCACGCCCAACCCTCGAGCTCAGGATCGGGACCTCAGCCTGAAGTTCAGTGACTGGTTTTCGCTGCAGCTGGACACGGTGCTGCGCGCCACGTTCGAGGGTCTTGACGTTTTGCTGGTGGACGCTTGGCAGATGTGTGTGGCGCACCACCAACCTCACGACGTGCACCCTCCTAGGGCCATTGTGAAAAACATGGTAGACATGATGTTGTCCCACGTTTGTCGTGACAGAACCAAGAAGACTGAATGA